A single genomic interval of Arthrobacter methylotrophus harbors:
- a CDS encoding TetR/AcrR family transcriptional regulator: MPSETATKRGRPGYDQQSVLLIAVDVFNRHGYDATSMGILAENLGISKSAIYHHVPSKGDLLKLALEHALGGLEGILEQPEAVTGAADARLEFVLRQTIAVLVERLPFVTLLLRLRGNTDIERDALERRRTFDHKVAALISAAREEGSLRQDIDPRTVTRLLFGTINSIVEWYKPGGSLSPERLADDVITMAFDGLHASA; encoded by the coding sequence ATGCCTAGTGAAACAGCAACCAAGCGGGGACGCCCCGGATACGACCAGCAATCTGTGCTGCTCATCGCCGTCGACGTTTTCAACCGCCACGGTTACGACGCCACTTCCATGGGCATCCTGGCCGAAAACCTCGGGATCTCGAAGTCGGCCATCTACCACCACGTGCCGTCCAAGGGCGATCTCCTGAAGCTCGCCCTCGAGCACGCCTTGGGTGGGCTCGAGGGCATCCTGGAGCAGCCCGAGGCTGTTACCGGGGCAGCCGACGCACGCCTGGAATTCGTGCTGCGGCAGACCATCGCCGTGTTGGTGGAGCGGCTCCCGTTCGTCACGCTGCTCCTGCGACTCCGCGGCAACACGGACATCGAGCGGGATGCCTTGGAACGGCGTCGCACCTTCGACCACAAGGTGGCTGCGCTGATTTCGGCTGCCCGCGAAGAAGGCTCCCTCCGCCAGGACATCGATCCCCGCACCGTGACCCGGCTCCTGTTCGGTACGATCAACTCGATCGTGGAATGGTACAAACCGGGCGGCTCGCTCTCCCCGGAGCGCCTCGCCGACGACGTCATCACCATGGCGTTCGACGGCCTGCACGCCTCGGCGTAG